The following are encoded in a window of Labrus bergylta chromosome 16, fLabBer1.1, whole genome shotgun sequence genomic DNA:
- the tac4 gene encoding tachykinin-4 isoform X1, translating into MEALKFVVVLLVFVFVQVVGVLGTSLSKEEDEAWTADNWQVKITSQGYPLERDLTMHLAELIKRSKAQQFHGLMGRSSRRSQAVRLGRKSNKGDMFVGLMGKRNLGEDSEEEWQPDIY; encoded by the exons ATGGAAGCTCTTAAGTTCGTGgttgtgttgttggtgttcGTGTTCGTGCAGGTTGTTGGCGTGCTGGGAACTTCGCTctcaaaagaagaagatgaggcGTGGACAGCTGACAACTGGCAGGTAAAAATAACATCACAG ggctACCCTCTAGAGAGAGATTTAACTATGCATCTGGCTGAGCTCATCAAGCGGTCCAAAGCACAGCAGTTCCACGGCCTGATGGGTAGAAGCTcac GCCGATCTCAAGCTGTCAGACTGGGCAGGAAAA GCAATAAAGGGGATATGTTTGTTGGACTTATGGGCAAAAGGAATCTAGGTGAAG aTTCAGAAGAAGAATGGCAACCTGACATCTACTAA
- the tac4 gene encoding tachykinin-4 isoform X2: MEALKFVVVLLVFVFVQVVGVLGTSLSKEEDEAWTADNWQVKITSQGYPLERDLTMHLAELIKRSKAQQFHGLMGRSSRRSQAVRLGRKSNKGDMFVGLMGKRNLDSEEEWQPDIY; the protein is encoded by the exons ATGGAAGCTCTTAAGTTCGTGgttgtgttgttggtgttcGTGTTCGTGCAGGTTGTTGGCGTGCTGGGAACTTCGCTctcaaaagaagaagatgaggcGTGGACAGCTGACAACTGGCAGGTAAAAATAACATCACAG ggctACCCTCTAGAGAGAGATTTAACTATGCATCTGGCTGAGCTCATCAAGCGGTCCAAAGCACAGCAGTTCCACGGCCTGATGGGTAGAAGCTcac GCCGATCTCAAGCTGTCAGACTGGGCAGGAAAA GCAATAAAGGGGATATGTTTGTTGGACTTATGGGCAAAAGGAATCTAG aTTCAGAAGAAGAATGGCAACCTGACATCTACTAA
- the tac4 gene encoding tachykinin-4 isoform X3: MEALKFVVVLLVFVFVQVVGVLGTSLSKEEDEAWTADNWQGYPLERDLTMHLAELIKRSKAQQFHGLMGRSSRRSQAVRLGRKSNKGDMFVGLMGKRNLGEDSEEEWQPDIY; the protein is encoded by the exons ATGGAAGCTCTTAAGTTCGTGgttgtgttgttggtgttcGTGTTCGTGCAGGTTGTTGGCGTGCTGGGAACTTCGCTctcaaaagaagaagatgaggcGTGGACAGCTGACAACTGGCAG ggctACCCTCTAGAGAGAGATTTAACTATGCATCTGGCTGAGCTCATCAAGCGGTCCAAAGCACAGCAGTTCCACGGCCTGATGGGTAGAAGCTcac GCCGATCTCAAGCTGTCAGACTGGGCAGGAAAA GCAATAAAGGGGATATGTTTGTTGGACTTATGGGCAAAAGGAATCTAGGTGAAG aTTCAGAAGAAGAATGGCAACCTGACATCTACTAA